The Mugil cephalus isolate CIBA_MC_2020 chromosome 8, CIBA_Mcephalus_1.1, whole genome shotgun sequence genome segment TATTACAATAAAACACGTGCGCCgcccgggaatcgaacccgggtcGCAAGAATGGGAATCTTGCATGATACCACTACACCAGCGGCGCCCCATATTCTTTAAATATGACAGGACCCTTCTTCAAACTTGCTGGGAAAAAATATGCTGGATATGTATACATTTGGTTTTATCTAGGAAACACAGTTGCTTAAAGAAGAATGAAGTACAATTATAGGGTCCAGATTAGCAAACAAGACTGAGACCTCCAAACAGATTCATTGCTGTGATTGCAACCAAGTTGTACCAAAATACCTCTAATGTCATCGCCCTCAGCACAGGTTCCCTTCAGGCCTGTGTTCCCAACCCTCTGCTGTTCATCCTGATGACACACTACTGCATTCCAAGGTCTGCCACCAACAACATTGTGAGAGTTTGTGGATGATACAATAATTGTCATCAGGTACGACAACAACCTGGCccacagagaggaggtggagcagctggtgggcTGGGCATCATTGGTGTGTCTGTGGAGGTGGTCAGCGGCATCAAGTTCCTGGGAGTGCACAGTACGTGCATCACCGACAACCTCACTTGGTTGTTCACAGACAAAGTGAGGTTGTCAGTGATGTGCACCTATCACTGGTCAAGAGAGTACAGAAGCATCAGAAGTGAGCCCACCTGCACAGAAGTCTTCTCACCATTTAGGAAATGGCACAAAAGCACTGTTTATCTCGAGCCAGGCAACACCTCCATGGACTGCCCTCCCTGCTGCCCCCTGGAACTAGATTCTGCAGTAAAATGAACTCCACAGGTTCTTTTACTTTATAATATATTGCAATTTATAGTGTGCTGAATGTAATCGTGTATTCTGCACACTGATTAAAACAACTGTTCTGCCAGTTCACAATTCACATTTGTAATCACCATACCCACATTTATAATAGTGCTGTGCAGAGcaaatatagatagatagatagatagatagatagatagatagatagatagatagatagatagatagatagatagatagatagatagatagatagatagatagatagatagatagatagacagacgcACAATTGCTTTTTTCCTCACTGGCGAAATCAATCTATGCAGTTGTGAACAGTAGATGGCGGTGTGCGCTCGTTTTGGTCTAAGATCTGAAATTCGTCGCAAGTGAAGAAGAGTAAACCATTTCTGTAAGAAGTAGGAAACATGGCTTCCCCTGCGGGTTGTCGGCATTATGTCCGCAGCTGCCTGTTGAAAGTGAGTTAAGATTGTGAAATACATCGCATATGTTCGTCATTTCTGAAGGATACGTACGGACGTTGATTATTGCTTCAGTGTCGCTCCGCTGTACCGAGCAGTGCCTCTGTTCATCTCTTATAGCAGCCACGCACAGCTAGCTCGTGTATGGTTAGCAGGCATATGTGTTGGTGTCTTAACTATACACTTACTTGCCGCTTCATCAAGTGCACCATCGAATAAACGAATACCTTgtaatataacagccctgcactaaaccGAAGCTTACCCGAGTGTTATGTTCTTCAGTTTAGGACAGCCAGCGCCACAAAGGTGTTCATTCAACTGGATTATCACTTTGAAGTATCTAGATTGTGGCGCTGTAAAACTGTATTGTATGCAAGCGCTTTTCATTTAGCCTAGGACACTGACTAAATAGGACTGAGGAAAAGAACACAAAgcataccaaacaaaacaatacaatgcGAAAGTACAACAAAGTACAGCCGCCTTAAGGAAAACCTAATTGAGTCTATAGCTCTGTTACttgaacaaatgctgaatactataaccttcatgaagctaaggtTCAGTGCATGGCTGttttattacaatatattaGTTTTCGCTAGTGTACCTAAGGAACCAGCAAGTGAATGTACAATTGTGCAATCCTGAGGTATTGGCACAATCTGTGATACAACCATGACTAACATACTCATCACCGCCCCCTATATTCACATTCACTGATTCACTGATGTGCTGCAGGCACCTTGTTGTGGTAAACTATACGTGTGTCGGCTGTGCCATGATGCGGAGGAGAATCACCAGATGGATCGATTCAAAGTCAGAGAGGTGCAGTGCTCCGAGTGTCAAACAGTGCAGCAGGTAACTGGGAACAGCAGCTGTGCCTCATATGTTTCTTCTTCGCTATCAGTTGTAGCTGGACCATTCTGTTCTTTAATATCAGTTGTTTCCTTTTGGGTTTTACATTCTAAGTGTGTTGCAGTTTGCTCACATGGAGGAAAGCAGAACTGTAAAAATGTGGGGTTGCACTCTTTCAGGCGCAGCAGACTTGTGAGCAGTGTAACGCTCAGTTTGGGGAGTATTACTGTGGCATTTGCCACTTGTTCGACAAGGATAAGAAGCAGTACCACTGTCAGCCCTGTGGAATATGCAGGTAAAAAGTCCAATAACATATTCTTTTTCTAACTTAAGTCCAGTACACTATCACAATATGGATATTTGGGGAATgcagtttattatttcagattaaACGACCAAAGACAATATGGTGTAATGGTTGGTTTATTGTCCCAATGATTAATTTTAATGTTCATAAGCTGGCTGATGCTATAGTCAATAATTCTGTCAgttttcaaatgttttgatCTTGCCAGAATTGGGCCCAGGGAGAACTACTTTCATTGTGAAAAGTGCAATTTGTGTTTAGCCCGGGATCTGCGAGGAAACCATAAGGTGATTATCTTTCCTGTTCCTTCGCTGACTCACGCCCTCGTATGAATTCTGTTTTATGAGCAAATGAGCATCCTCACACTGCTTTATTCTCACataattgtttttatgtttcagtgTGTGGAAAATGTTTCAAGGCAGAATTGCCCAGTGTGTATGGAGGTAATAATAAACAGAGTACATTAAGACAGAGGGATTATGGGATTTTATACGGCACTGTTTTCTAAATTTTGATGtgagttttttcttctctacagGATATTCACACGTCCAGGATCGGAGCTCATGTTCTTCCGTGTGGCCATCTTTTACACAAGTATAACTCTTATTCTCTGAATAGGGTTATAGGATTGAGTTGTGCAtagtgtctgtttgtgtttgcctctactttaattacacattaaaaatacatgattAATAGTCATAACTTGTCATAAATTTCTTTGCAGGACCTGCTTTGGTGACATGGTCAGAACAGGGTAAGTTTAATGAGTCTCCGTCTCTGATAACTGTGTAGTCAGGTTGAATATAGTCTTGTTACAGCTAAGTAGCTGCATGGCTGATTGGGTAAAATTCAATGAAGTTAGCACCCCATTTGATGAGAATGAgacaaaaatacacaccagaGGTGATAGCAACATTGGTGTGTTCATGTCCTGCTCAGACAATTACACATCCCTAAAATATAcagcacatttcacattttaaaagcgAAGACTGGTGTCAGACACAGTTCATGTCGTCTTACCAAGCTAAAACGTAATGTAAACATGCTCGTGTGAAATTTGATAATCTATTTACGTCTTGTTATGAGACTCTTGAGTTTGACTGGTAAACAGCAGTTCTTTCTGTCCCTACTGCTGAAATAAGTTATCCGTGGTGCCAAAATAAGGTCTGGGCTAggaaacaaatgtaataaatgaCCTGCTGCTCGTATACACAGATTTTCAGTCACCCTGTTGCTAGAGTTTCTGTGAAGGAGCTGGCCGCTGCATGTGGAGGTACTGAATGAGGCACTTCACGGGCTCCAcgttattttttcctttcttgtttCAGAGCATATCGCTGCCCTCTGTGTATGCACTCTGCTTGGGACATGAAGGACCACTGGGAACAGATGGACGAAGAGATAGTTCTGTCACCAATGCCCGCTGAATACCAAGGTGCCACTGTCAAAGTAAGGCCTCAGAAAATGCAcctgtattttaaataaaggttaaaatcGTGGTCGGATTAATAATTGATGAGCTGCTATTCTTAGTCCAGTTGCTAATTTTTTGGAACTGGTTTTCTTTGCTATAGGTTATATGCAACGACTGCCAAGCCCACTGCACAGTGCCTTTTCATGTTTTGGGGATGAAGTGCAACGGCTGTGGCTCCTACAATACAGCACAGGACGGAGGACTCATCCAGCAGcctcagcaggagcagcagccaGAGCAGGACACTGACAACGAGGCAGAAACCGACAGAGAGCCAGAGCAACAAGATCCACATGAGTCACCTACATCACATTAACACTATGAGCCAAACTCAAGTGGACGACATCTATACTTCTGACATTTGCCTGATACACTCAGCTGTAGTAACTTAGTGTTGAGTGTAACACTGTTATTAGgttgtacatatacatattatCTATTTTCTGTACCTGAGTAAGCGCTTCTCCCAGAATACAGTAGGTGAAATGATGAGGACACCCTGGACAGTTCagcagtctatcacaggaccaCTTCTTCATCATCCACTGAAAATGTAGAACCATCTGACATTTGACCAGCATGTTTTTAGAGTTTTACACAGCTGAGTTATATCCCTATGAATGTGTTGCATTTGGGGACTGTGCCATACAACCTACTTAAATTCGTTCTATAAAATGGTGTgaacaaatgtttctgtttgttttacacaaCGCCTGTGGAACTttgcagtaataataataacaacgtaaaataataataatactactgAAACTAATAAAAGTAGCATAAATTTAACAGGATTTACAATATAGTAAGTTggcaaattatttaaattaaagattaagcaaaaaaagcaatattCACAGGGCATCATGAGGTGGACTTGAagcatttaaattaatgttaatttCCATACTTGTCTTCAGATTGTAACTTTGAGTTATGGTTAGCttaaaaataatcttgaataatatttatttacgtCTTCAGAAGTCcagtatgtaaataaatgtaattgaAATTTCAATTATTTATGAATGAACCTCTAACCAGGTTTTTCATTTAAGCAAGACAAGCAGATTACAGTATTGCTTTGGAATTATGTTCTTACACCATCTTGTTTGTTGCGTTTAACTAATGTGACATCTACATCACACACGGCTTCTTACTGATCATAAACAAACAGGTATCATCATCAATTTCCTGTACGACTGCTGAGACCAATTAATGTATCTTTACCATGACTAATACATGCTCccattaaacaaaaacattttatgaaacacTCTGAAGCACTTCAGTCTAACAATTGCCAACATTTCCACTGCATTTAAATAGCACTTATGAACACTAGCACCATTAGATATATGTGAAAttaaagtgaaagaaaagtgtAGTGTGAGTAAGTTGCTCATATGATGGTGGTAGCTCTTAACCATCACTAACTAACAGACCATACTGGTAACACAGGCTGAGATAAAACTAAATGTTCTAACACAGTTTGTGTTACGGTCAGATGTTGTCTCCTCTAGGTGGATCTGGCTCACGCGTCACAAACTGAAAAGCGATGCAAACAGGAACAGCAGTCAGGGTGGTACCGGTGGGGACTGGCAGGGGCGTGGTTGAGGAGAACGATAGAGGAATGGCATCCTTGGGGAATCCTTGGTATGTGGTGGCGACTTGTGGTTCAGTGTGCGCGTCTGGCAGAATGTGTGCAGTGTCAGTGTTAAGTGCAGCATCAAGGTCTGGCATGCCCTGAGAAATGTCTACACCCGGAGTCGTCTGAGAAGGATCGTCTGGCATCAGCTGTAAGGCGCCGTTGTCGGCAGAAGTTTGAGGGTCTTCGAGTTCTGGCAGGGCGGAGGTATTGAGCGCGACTGGAAGAGGTCCTCCATCTACAGAGGGAGGTGTGGTGTCCAGGGGGTTGCTCTCCTCTATAGCATTCGGCATATCTGTCTCCGTTAGCGCTGGCTCGGGGGGTTCCTGTGAAGGCTCAACATCAGTGGCAGTCTCCTCTGACGAAATGGACTCACTGGACTCGGATGACTTGGACGAATCCTCAGCATCATTCAGATCGATCTGTTTCATGAAAAAAGAACTAACGCAGGTCACTTTACGTTACATCTGACCCAGTGGTAAAATGTAGTAACGGTAAAGCTACTCACCGGTTTAGATGTCACAACAGACACCAAGAAGACGGCACAGAGCAAGGCCCCAAAAAATGCCATCGCTGACTTTCCTGTGTTTGCTGAAACAGAATCATgtgaaattaagaaaacataCAAATCTAAACATATCTTTATAGTTATAGCTGATGCCCCTCTTGCAAGTGTCTTTGGCTGGGGCCTGGGCTGAGTTACCCCAGTCAGCCACTCACATGAAGCTATGGATAAAGGGCACGACTGAAGAGGCCTTGACAAGATCTCAGgattattaaaagaaataaaaaagaccaaATATCACAGGAAATAATACATGAGTGAACCGATGGAAGAATGAGACAAAGCCAGGTCACTCCCTCACTTACCAGGAAGTCTACAAGACAACATGGAGCTCAGAACTATTGTCACCAAAAGTACAAACAGGAGACACAAATGTCACACAATTGACAAACTTTCAGTAAAGTTTCCATAAAACGGAAGTTCAGGAGATGGCAGAAGAGCCACGATTTATGTTGTGATATTATTATAAACCTAAAATCACTGATCGTTAATCATTCTTTATCCAAAAAGTATCTACTGTATTAAACTTAGACTGACTTTAAGGGAAGGCACCAGGGAAATTACTTGGCCACAGTAatttagttgcacataaaagtaacacttttaaaaacctcaagtaaaaagaaagataaaataaaataagattagtttgattacacaatgaaatgcctgtcagagagagaaaggtgaTGTTGTTCTGCGCAGTGatctacaaaaaaacacaagtaaaacagCATTGTTTTGGCATTAAGCTTACCTTGGTGTTTTGAGTATCTTCTTCTCACCACTGAACCTCCAGTCTTATtctaaaatgtgacaaaagcAATGCAATAAATGTTCACCTCTCCTCAGTTGTGAATGAACAATAGAGCTCCTGAGTTGTTCAACATTTTATACTCCTGCCGCTGTGCGTGTGGGTACAACATGCCACACTCCACCATTTGGTTCATATTCCGGGCGATACTATATAAAATGTCCACATTCACTAACCATCAAAGCCAGGTCATTAAACACCCTCAGATACAGCGAAATTAGAGAGTTCTTCACGGATgataaaacaatacaaacatcaGATGTGCCTATTCTGAGCAGAGTAAATATGGGCTTTGGGGTTTTGGTGTGAACAATGGGAAGAATCCGGTTTAGACTTTAAATATATCTATAAGTCATCAGAAATGCTCCATGATGTCTAACAGTGCATACTGTTCTCACCGACAGCATTACAAGCTACATACATTATTTAagctgcaaaaaatatatacgtttttttctctctttcctcagtATGTCATCTTATCATAAATTTCTTAGGCTTTTGTTTCTGTAGacactgaaatatttgtttttttttccctcataatttaaaatgacagtCAAATAACAGAGAGGAGTAAGTCAGGAATGTGGGCACTAACACACAGACTGATGGTGTTGGTTAAGGCCGATTAGACCTCCATTTAGGTCCTACATGCACCAACAAGAATGGTAAATTCTTCCTATGATATAAGTATTACTTACATTTTCTATGTTCACTAATGTCAAATCAGCCACTGAGAActtgttcattaaaaaaaaaaaaaaaaaaaaaaaaaagtagttgaCCATGGAGTGATAGAAACTGGCCTAATCTGATGAATCATGTTTTAAGATGACGTGGATGgctgagtgcatgtgtgtgtcacttACCAGGTGAACACAAGGCACCGGGATGCTCTATGGCATGAATACCAGCTGGCACGGGCAGCGAGTTTAAGGTGTGTATTCTCTCTGAAATCATAAAATGGTAATTTACTGAACTTGATTATGCCAAGACAAGTTCACAGTAACATGGACTGCTTGTGCTCAGGTATGTTTACAATGTTTGCTCCTTTATACTGCAATGCCAACTTTTACATATTTCAGTCTAAACCAAAGATTaacaaaacagtttcatttttgcCACTGACCTGATGAGAAATTTAGCCTTCGCAGATTGAAAGATTTGTTGCTCATCTCCATTTCACTGCGAAGGCACGTTTCCTTGTTACCCACTGACCACCAGCTACCGGTACTCAAAAATACCATAGAGTGAACAATGTTGAAGTCACAGCTATCAGGCATAATTCAACAATGGTGGTTTAAGCAATAGCAAACAATTCTGAAATAACTTCACAGGAAACAGTGGAAAATGCAGaccatttatttaaaatgtcacatgcacacaaatcaGCCTCAGTCCACTGAAGATACCACTTCCtgcaaagaaagacagacaagtCAGACTGTTCCACAAGCGCAGTAAGAAACTTGTAGTTAATATAGTTTTTGAGCGCTCCACCTCTGGCTTGTCTGTCTCCACTGGGGCGGCCATGGTACTGGGGATGGTCTCTGCTTTGTTCTCCAGGTCAGTCATGCTTGTGTccttcactgctgctgtgtcaGTCCTCCTGCAGAAACCAAATGCGGAAATGTGATTTCGTGCCATTTGTACCATGAACAGATGCTGAATGTGGCGACGCTTTTTAATGTCCTCCAGACATCTATTGTTCTGTAGAAACACCAAAATATAATTGAATTTACAGTCTATGACCCTTTCATGCAAAGCATCACGGTTGGCATACCTAAAATTGGCTTGTTCACCGCACTGGATCGTTTATGTCTATCAAATGAACCGTCACGCAATGTTTTACATGCGTGGTCCCAAGCAGATGACGCCTCCTACTCTCCACCAATAGGTTAACCCATTGTGggtaaaataaaggtttttcctATTCTATTCCAATTTAAGTTTAATTAGATTGAATGCATTGCCAGACATTCTGGCAAAGATAATTAAGCCACAATGATGAATTGAGTCTTTTTAGCACAGTAATAAGCAAAGATTGAGAAACTAAAGGTAATCCAAGCACTTGGTGTGACCACTGTGCCCAATGCTGCTTTCATGCAACACACGATTGCTGTCAAATGGTTAAAATGGTAAACTTTTCCTATCAGTACCACTCATTGCTTAGGATGAGGAGGCAGAATCAGTATTGGCATGTTTCTCATCaatgaataaatagatgaaCCTCAATTTGGCACTCTTCTTCCTCTTAACAGCCACGGCAATCACAGCGATGACCACAATGCCTGCAATGAGACCCGCTGCGCTGTAGATGAGAGGACCCTGCATGTTTTTCAGCACATTGTCCTGACAGGAGTCACCACTGTAGCCCAGCGAACACGCGCAAGCAACAACTCCTCTGATCTCCACACAGTGGCCGTTGTCGCTGCAGCGTGTCTTGCTGCACTGCTCGGCCTCAAGGTTCATGAGCAGATTGCTGACATTCAGGGTGGAATTGTAGCCTGTGACttcagacagagaaggaggaggggagggagaaggaACAGAGGAGCTGCGAGGCTGGGTGGGAGCAAAAGCCTTGGGTCCTGACCACTGGTGCAGACGGACACCTGGAGAgagaggaacattttttttaactttaaacaggTGGCTTCATCGTCAATTTTACACCACTTTCTTTGTTATGAGATTTAGACTGAC includes the following:
- the rchy1 gene encoding RING finger and CHY zinc finger domain-containing protein 1 isoform X1; protein product: MASPAGCRHYVRSCLLKAPCCGKLYVCRLCHDAEENHQMDRFKVREVQCSECQTVQQAQQTCEQCNAQFGEYYCGICHLFDKDKKQYHCQPCGICRIGPRENYFHCEKCNLCLARDLRGNHKCVENVSRQNCPVCMEDIHTSRIGAHVLPCGHLLHKTCFGDMVRTGAYRCPLCMHSAWDMKDHWEQMDEEIVLSPMPAEYQGATVKVICNDCQAHCTVPFHVLGMKCNGCGSYNTAQDGGLIQQPQQEQQPEQDTDNEAETDREPEQQDPHESPTSH
- the LOC125011639 gene encoding uncharacterized protein LOC125011639; this translates as MAFFGALLCAVFLVSVVTSKPIDLNDAEDSSKSSESSESISSEETATDVEPSQEPPEPALTETDMPNAIEESNPLDTTPPSVDGGPLPVALNTSALPELEDPQTSADNGALQLMPDDPSQTTPGVDISQGMPDLDAALNTDTAHILPDAHTEPQVATTYQGFPKDAIPLSFSSTTPLPVPTGTTLTAVPVCIAFQFVTREPDPPRGDNI
- the rchy1 gene encoding RING finger and CHY zinc finger domain-containing protein 1 isoform X2 yields the protein MMRRRITRWIDSKSERCSAPSVKQCSRRSRLVSSVTLSLGSITVAFATCSTRIRSSTTVSPVEYAVFKCFDLARIGPRENYFHCEKCNLCLARDLRGNHKCVENVSRQNCPVCMEDIHTSRIGAHVLPCGHLLHKTCFGDMVRTGAYRCPLCMHSAWDMKDHWEQMDEEIVLSPMPAEYQGATVKVICNDCQAHCTVPFHVLGMKCNGCGSYNTAQDGGLIQQPQQEQQPEQDTDNEAETDREPEQQDPHESPTSH